One Malaclemys terrapin pileata isolate rMalTer1 chromosome 9, rMalTer1.hap1, whole genome shotgun sequence DNA window includes the following coding sequences:
- the LOC128843274 gene encoding LOW QUALITY PROTEIN: uncharacterized protein LOC128843274 (The sequence of the model RefSeq protein was modified relative to this genomic sequence to represent the inferred CDS: inserted 2 bases in 1 codon) translates to MAEGRVQSLHYSIGLLGIASGSLLLAVHSYSFTSPAPLIPSTALGVLLFIISALLAYAGVQKSLRSASLFVSLCLTISVLWCSYGVIHILAGQGVLNGTGDFRNAVVPGLATFTLGLLIIGVVGFLQRELILAMVASCISLACAHEIAMLYNTAFGSSAVVCNYMIVCFLGGYFAMGRGLYFLSKKKITFPGTDLGKSKTNEQVQANGANTNDLAVIGLILNMMSASVFGCRFLGXTSKLFVGQVPWLWAAGIYQIGVCIFSYRALDTLAATFFGFTSVLKFAGGYSLLYRIWQQDEPVFPIPFLVVFAIFFAVLALFITIKSLVDGLYLLFYVAYCIALACHPHGYFEGGPQGVDVAIFVASALMALIYQYNMKASARIPTGEGTVKALLSHSSHLKLHEGKDLHAPYLGYSKYADAEVLGFACSVLASFAITMTVDPRAPLATVVIPWVVIAGGILKLLCGSVAFARGKTLESSAFILYGVMWIIWGLTRYGDLYGTSRGFQVAVGIIALMLFNCFIVFCTLFLSISWFIYSLTFLLILISFLLDAVNAMPAGYDIAVTIIFGLASFYCFLSALFNSTFEGSHFPMGRPIVKLSGVGGGSTTCLHLPARKASSVKQIAEIMKNGGACGIPTDTVYVLVAACNRPDAVEKAYKTKRQAQDRPMSLWISSLKQLEPTKHLFNPILWDFMAAAWPSPISLVVPRGEWVDFLGMKDSAKYVGTSQSIAIRIPDCSITTHLIDQVGPIAVTSANPTGEADTTHHNQVYAKLGDKVDAVLCDGPSPENIASTVVDCTKIESGNIGFFRVGIVPKSQVLQILEQVQRKHMQGHTNGSVAVAGQKQQQHLSHAISNGIHAASPEESALTSFTNGAFSADEEGGKL, encoded by the exons ATGGCAGAGGGCCGGGTCCAGTCACTTCATTACTCCATAGGGCTCCTGGGCATTGCTTCAG GATCCCTCTTGCTAGCTGTGCACTCCTACAGCTtcaccagcccagcccctctgatccccagcacagctctgggagTCCTTCTGTTTATTATATCAGCTCTCTTGGCATATGCAG GAGTTCAGAAGAGCCTGAGAAGTGCCTCCTTGTTCGTGTCGCTGTGTCtcaccatctcagtgctgtggtgcAGCTATGGAGTCATCCACATCCTGGCAGGGCAAGGGGTCCTGAATGGCACTGGTGATTTCCGCAATGCCGTGGTGCCCGGCCTGGCGACATTTACTCTGGGGCTCCTCATCATTGGGGTGGTGGGCTTCCTTCAAAGAGAGCTCATCCTTGCCATGGTTGCTTCTTGCATTTCGCTTGCCTGTGCCCATGAAATTGCCATGCTTTATAACACGGCTTTTGGTTCCTCGGCAGTGGTTTGCAATTATATGATTGTCTGCTTCCTTGGGGGCTATTTTGCTATGGGGAGGGGTCTTTATTTCCTCAGCAAGAAGAAAATCACCTTTCCTGGCACAGATCTAGGCAAGAGTAAGACCAATGAGCAGGTCCAAGCCAATGGTGCCAACACGAATGACTTGGCAGTCATTGGTCTGATCTTGAACATGATGTCTGCCAGCGTCTTTGGCTGCAGGTTCCTGGG GACCAGCAAGCTATTTGTGGGCCAAGTACCTTGGCTTTGGGCAGCTGGGATTTACCAGATTGGGGTCTGCATTTTCTCTTACCGTGCCCTGGATACGTTGGCTGCCACATTCTTTGGTTTCACCTCTGTGCTGAAATTTGCTGGAGGCTATTCCCTCCTGTACCGGATCTGGCAGCAGGATGAGCCGGTTTTCCCCATCCCTTTCTTGGTGGTTTTTGCTATCTTCTTTGCTGTCTTGGCCCTTTTCATCACCATTAAAAGCCTGGTGGATGGCCTGTATTTGCTCTTTTACGTGGCCTACTGCATCGCCCTAGCCTGTCACCCTCATGGTTATTTTGAAGGTGGTCCCCAAGGCGTAGACGTGGCCATTTTTGTGGCCTCGGCCCTTATGGCTCTCATTTACCAGTACAACATGAAGGCGAGTGCCAGAATCCCTACAGGGGAGGGAACGGTCAAGGCCTTGCTCTCCCACAGCAGTCATCTCAAACTTCATGAAGGGAAAGACCTTCATGCTCCCTACCTTGGCTATTCCAAGTATGCCGATGCTGAGGTGCTTGGCTTTGCATGTAGCGTCCTTGCTTCCTTTGCTATCACGATGACAGTGGACCCAAGGGCACCACTTGCTACTGTTGTTATACCTTGGGTGGTGATAGCCGGAGGGATCCTTAAGCTTTTATGTGGTTCAGTGGCCTTTGCCCGTGGTAAGACCTTGGAGAGCAGTGCCTTCATTCTCTATGGGGTCATGTGGATCATCTGGGGCTTAACCAGATATGGTGATCTCTATGGCACTAGCAGGGGTTTCCAAGTAGCTGTAGGCATCATCGCCCTCATGCTTTTCAACTGCTTCATTGTCTTCTGCACTCTCTTCCTAAGCATTTCCTGGTTCATTTACTCCCTCACCTTCTTACTCATACTCATCAGCTTCTTGCTGGATGCAGTCAATGCCATGCCAGCTGGCTATGATATTGCTGTCACCATCATCTTTGGGCTGGCCAGCTTCTATTGCTTCCTTTCTGCCCTTTTCAACAGTACCTTTGAAGGTTCCCACTTCCCTATGGGTAGGCCTATTGTGAAGCTCAGTGGTGTTGGGGGAGGAAGCACCACATGCCTTCACTTGCCTGCTAGGAAAGCTTCCTCAGTCAAGCAAATTGCAG AGATCATGAAGAATGGAGGAGCTTGTGGCATCCCCACAGACACAGTGTACGTTCTGGTGGCAGCCTGCAATCGACCTGATGCCGTAGAGAAAGCTTACAA GACTAAGCGCCAGGCTCAGGATCGCCCCATGTCACTCTGGATTTCTAGTCTGAAGCAGCTGGAACCTACAAAGCATTTGTTCAACCCCATACTGTGGGATTTCATGGCAGCTGCCTGGCCATCTCCCATTAGCCTGGTGGTTCCCAGAG GGGAATGGGTGGACTTCCTGGGGATGAAAGACTCTGCCAAATATGTCGGTACCTCTCAGAGCATCGCCATCCGTATCCCCGACTGCTCCATCACCACACATCTCATTGATCAG GTTGGCCCCATTGCAGTCACATCAGCCAATCCAACTGGAGAAGCAGACACCACCCACCACAATCAGGTGTATGCCAAACTGGGAGACAAG GTGGATGCGGTTCTATGCGATGGGCCTTCTCCAGAGAACATTGCCTCCACTGTTGTGGACTGCACCAAGATTGAGAGTGGAAACATAGGGTTCTTCAGGGTCGGCATTGTTCCCAAATCCCAG GTGCTACAGATACTGGAGCAGGTGCAGAGGAAACACATGCAGGGCCATACCAATGGCAGCGTCGCCGTGGcgggccagaagcagcagcagcacctctccCATGCCATCTCCAATGGGATACATGCTGCTAGCCCAGAAGAGAGTGCATTGACATCATTCACTAATGGTGCATTCAGCGCTGATGAAGAGGGAGGAAAGCTCTGA